Sequence from the Prunus persica cultivar Lovell chromosome G5, Prunus_persica_NCBIv2, whole genome shotgun sequence genome:
CAAAAGCAGGATACGAAACTGGGTGCTATGTGGGGAATGCACTCCTTGTAATGTACTGTAAGTGTGGAAGCATTGAGGAAGCATATGATGTGTTCCAAGGAATAGCTGAAAAGGATGTTGTCTCATGGAACACGATGATCTATGGCTATGCAAGGCATGGATTTGGCTCAAAGGCTCTGATGGTTTTTGAGTCAATGAAGGCAGCGGGTATCAAACCAGATGATGTAACAATGGTGATTATTCTTtcaattaaagtttttttggtcatatttAGGAGCAAAACTTTCACCacatttatcttttcttatagCAAATTAAtgcatttatttattcttaaaTTACTCTCAAAAGCTTAACCTAACACAACCCTGGTTCTCAAAGCCTTTTAGCATTGCTGCAATTGATCAACACATATTAAAactggaaggaaaaaaaactcttggCTTTATTGTTTTGCTACTGGCAAGAATTATATTTTCTGTTCAAAGTAAATAATCTCTTTTCATGTGCATTTCTTCTCTATGTCTAATGGTTAATTTGGTTTTCATGTCATTTCAGGTTGGTGTATTATCTGCTTGTAGTCATACTGGCCTTGTAGACAGGGGCACGGAATATTTCTATTCAATGAATCAGGATTACGGCATAACAGCAAATTCAAAACACTATACCTGCATGATTGATCTCTTGGGTAGAGCTGGGCGCCTGGAGGAAGCACAGAATTTAATGAGAGATATGCCTTTTGAACCAGATGCTGCAACATGGGGAGCTCTACTTGGTGCAAGCCGGATTCACGGCAATACCGAATTAGGTGAAAAGGCTGCTCAGATAATTTTCGAGATGGAGCCTGAAAATGCAGGAATGTATGTTCTTTTGTCAAATTTATATGCAGCTTCTGGCAGATGGGGTGAAGTTGGTAAGATGAGATTGAAGATGAAGGATAAAGGTGTCAGGAAAGTTCCTGGATATAGCTGGGTTGAAGTGCAAAACAAGATTCATACATTTTCAGTTGGGGACTCTATACACCCAGATAAGGACAAGATATATGCCTTCTTAGAAGAGTTGGATTTGAAAATGAAGCGGGAGGGATACATTTCCTCCACAAAGTTAGTTTTACATGAcgtggaagaggaagagaaagagcaTATGCTGAAGTATCACAGTGAGAAATTAGCTGTGGCATTTGGAATTCTTTCAATCCCAGCTGGGAGGCCAATCCGTGTAATAAAAAACTTGCGAGTTTGTGGAGACTGCCACAATGCCATTAAATACATATCCAAGATTGTGGGAAGGACAATAATCCTAAGGGATTCTCACCGTTTTCACCACTTCAGCGGCGGTAATTGTTCATGCGGGGATTATTGGTGAGTGTAGATGAATTCATGCATATCAGTGTGTGCAAAAGAAACTTTCTGGTCTTCACCACAGTGAAGTGATTAACAGGTGAAGTTAAGAGAAAGTCAAGATGAAGTTAAGTGATCAGGAACCAGAGTGCTACGAGAAAGTTCGGGGTAAGATACGTTCTGGTGATGAACAGATGAAGTGATTAGTAGGAAGGAGCTGGCTATTTTTGCCTTTGAAAACCACAAGTGAAGCAAAGGTagagggaaaaacaaaaagaataagtATGAAGGATGCCTAGATATTTTTGGTAGCTAATGAAACAATGGCATCCTCTGTGTAAAAATGCAAACTCTGGGATGACCAGTCTTAAACCAATTGTGTTCCTTTGTACAAATCTGAGTTTCAGAGGCTAGTGAGCTTACTCTGCTTCAGCCAGTTTGTCCAGAGGTttttctgtaatttttttcctttttgtgttttgttttttcgttttcCTGATATCTTGTAAAGTTCGGTTCGCACGACGTCGTTCCTTTTTAttcactctctctttttggGTGCAAAGGACGCCGTCGTTTTATTGTCCTCGGTCGGAGGACTGGAAGTGGAATTCGAGAAAGCCTCAAGGCCCCAACCCAAAAGCTGTTTGGCCATTTCTTCCTCCACCCTAAACCGTAAAAGTCAATAATGTCCTTGCTAGCTATGATACTCTAGTAGGGTAGAAACGACATTACCCATTTTCAGGGCCTGCCACGCTCACACGTACATGTGCTCGAGTAAAATTGATATTCAGATATCAAAATAGGTATTGTCATTGtggaaataatttaaaaaatatattatgcatatttttcttcaaactaAAACTTGTTTCTATTGTATCACACAATCACTAAACAATTGAACAAAATACATGTCGTCTTCTTCAAACAGAAATAGTTACAACTTACAGCAGAGAAATTTCCTCTGCGTTGTGGTGGTGACACAATGAAGGAAAAATGAATGAACGAGCCTATTATGTTAGCTTCTAACTGAAATAACTTATATATCTTCGAATATGGACTGTTACTGAGCACCCTTTCTTCTAAATAGGGGGAAAGGAGGCAGAACACAAAGTTACacctgtttgtttgtttggttttttttttttcttttctactaCAGATCAGAGAATCAGGCACGGAGAGCTTCAACCTTTTGGGACAAACCATCGACTGCCTCGTCGTTGACCTCAGCAATAGCTTCCTCCTGTGGAAACAcataaagtaaaagaaaaagaaatcagatTATTTCCAAAGGAAAAAGGGGATATCCAACAACTAATCCTGCAGTGACCAAGAGGCATAAGGATCAAATAGCATGCCACTTCATTTgtcacattttgtttttgagagAATTAGTGTCCCTTTTCTAACTGTGATGGAGATCTATCACCAAATTATGTGCAAGATTGCTTGTCATGATCAAACAAGAGGAAATGAGGTACAAATGATGCTAATTACCTCCGAATCTTTTTTCGGTCTTACACCTATACACTTCGAAGCACTAATGCTGGCACTCTTCAACAGGCTACGAGCGTTGTAGTTTGTCTTGCTAGGTCCATTTTGTCCATCTGCATTTACAGAGACATCAGGCTGCTGCGACCCTGGAGGACTCTCAAGAGTTGAGGCAACAGAAGCAGCAGTCCTTTCCACATCATTGTTTTGGCCAGAATTCTCATCCTTGGGTGCACAAACCCGCTCTCTGAGGAATAAGATGACACGGTGATCAAGATGAACTAATAAACATCACACGGTCAACTCAGGCTTTGCTAGCAGCCCACAATCTAGACCAGCTTGTtacataaataaagaaaatgagataAAAAGATCTGGTATGCTAAAGAGGATGGGAGGGGTGTGTGggtggatggatggatggactGTTGTGTATAAGGTACAAGTTAGAAGCAATTTGATCTGCTCCTTCAGACATAGCTGAATTAAACTACATTCCTAGATGCTTATCCAAAACAAACCTGGGCAATGAGGCATGCTGCCTTTGGAGTGGTGGAGTACCCCTTTCACCTTTACCATAGTGCTCCTCAAGATGTGCAAACTGCCGCTTGAATCGATCAACCCCACTAAAATGACATAAAGAGATGAAACTAGGTTAATAACTCCAAGcaccaaaaatttcaaactcaaGACTTATCTGTATGCTAAATGAACACAagatggtttttgtttttgtttttggtttcggTCCAATGGCTGGAACACATAACAGGGAGTGGCCGTCGCCTTTCCAATAAACCCCTCCACATGCATTGAGGTTCAACTGACTGAATAGTCAGCAGAAtcattaattattttagaaaACCAATAGCCTCCTCACCTAGGATACATAAAGCTAGTTTGATCTCCACCTCGGAGATACTCCTGCAGCATCTGCGGATGATACTCTAAAATCTGTTTGAACCCAAGATTTGTTATAGCATTAGTGAAGAGGAAAAAACCACAATGCTAGAAAGTAAGAAGTTCTGAAAACCAAACTCATACCTCCCTATAGATTAACTCTCTAACATCATCTTTTGTCAATTTCCTTCGCTCAAACTCaaattcaagttttgaaaTGGGTTGAGTGGATGGCTCACGGTCAACATTTGCCAAACCATGAAAGTACGGATCAGCTAATGCCTGCAAGCATAAGTATTAGGGATTTAGGAAGTACAGTGGTCCCAAGCAATTTTGAAGGATGCAGTATGGTATCCAACTATGTTGGTGGTATGTATTAAAACTACTTAGCCTTACCTCTTCAGCTGTCGGACGATCTTTCGGGTCAAATGCAAGCAGTTGTTCTACTAGGCGAAGAGCCAAGGGATCTGCATTAGGGAACTTATGTGTGAAAGGAACCGGTTGCTTTTTCCGCATGCTACTCAAGTACCTTCTTGCTTTTTCATTCCGAATCTACCACGTTCAtgagaaaatatattatttgaaGGGATAAAGAGTACTAGAATGGTGCCTGTAAGCAAGCTTAACATAAAAGATAAAACTAAGCATTTGGCGGTTACATGTAACAATATAGAAAATGGTTTACTACAAGAATTGTAAGAGCGAAGAAAATTGAGAAGTTTTGTGGCAGCCTGCTAAGAGCATTTTTATGACAGAACTGCAGTTATTAGAATAAAATAACTAACCCTTGCAATGGATTCTGTAGAAGGTGTGCCAAGCAAATCAGTCATGAGATCCAATTGGTGCACCACATTTTTCCCAGGAAACAACGGTTTTCCAGTGAGTATTTCAGCAAATATGCATCCTATGCTCCAAATATCGATTGCAGGAGTGTACTGCCAAAATATTGGTCatagaaattagaaaatcTCCAATAGAGTAGCAATAAACAACCATAACAACTTATAACATTCAGATAGAGACAGTGAAAGCCCATAATGAAGAATTAACAACAATTTCTCTAAAGGGTTTAGAATCCACATAATTCTTTATCTGAGCACATGGCTGCTAAACTGCTCAATGTAACTCTTTTAGCATAAACCAAAACAATAGGCTGAATTAGCAGTGCCAGAATATGTGGCTTTTCAAGACCATaggtcaaaataaaataatctatTATTATGCAAATACCATTAGCTATCTCAGtaaaatgcaaaacaaaacaaaaaatgcatAATACAATATAAGATCTTTAAAATGTAACTGTAGCTTActtttgagaaaaatgaaCCGCATAGCTCAGGAGCACGATACCATCGAGTTGCAACATAGTCCTTCAGAAAAGTAAAAGATCTTAGTGCACAAGTAGTGTTGTTTGTAGCCCCAGTATTTGCAACTTAAAATAACTTTGGTTCAAAAAATACAGCAAATTAGCAACTTTTGATTAACAACCATACAAAGTAAAGATTTTAGGAGTTGTGCGGTGACATGCCATGATTTGCATGACAGAACAACTTACTGTCCAAAAAATAGCTGATGGGGCATCATTGAAAGATACGCGAGCAAGCCCAAAGTCACATATCTTTAATTTGCAGTCGGCATTAGCAAGAATGTTTTTTGGCTTTAAATCTCGATGAAATACATTTGCTGCAAGAAGTGCAGAGGAAAAATTAATTACCATTACAACTGCAAAGGCCAAAAGAATACCGATAAAGGCCAACCTGTATGAATATACTTTAGGCCACGAAGCAGCTGGTACAAGAAAAACTGGTAATGCTCAGGAGTAAGATCATCATTTGCCTTAATAACTTGGTGAAGGTCAGATTCCATCAACTCAAAAACAACATAGATATCTCTGAACTCTCGTCGTGAAGGAGGAAGCATTATGTGCTTTATTTCAACAATGTCGGGATGACGAAGCAAGCGAAGGAGCTTTATTTCTCTCAGGATCCTTGTAGCATCGGACACATGCTCAAAAACATCATTAATTTTCTTGATTGCAACCTTTTCTCCAGTGTGGGTGTCAATTGCAGAACCCACAACACCATAACTTCCTTTCCCAATGACTTCCTGAACTTGGTAGCGACTTGCCTCTCCATATTCTGTGAAAAACTCTGTTTCTAGATTGCCCTGCATAAAGATCAGCAACCATTAGTTGTAAACAGATGTAGGAGAATATTTACCAACAAACATAGGGGAgtaactttttatttgtttgattcATTATTGAACAATAAAAGCAAATAATATGATTGAATGTCCTTCAATAATTAGATCCAGAAGATGGTTTAAAGAACACCAGTGCATTTTtggttaacaaaaaaaatatcttcaTCAATGAACCTTACAGGAGCAAGGTAAAAATAGGTttaattgggaaaaaaaaaccaagtattCTCAGCTCCTGCATCATGAATTTATAAACTTTGAAGGTCTAAAAACTTCTCCCACGCTATTAACGGTTGGAATTCAGTTTTGATTGGTGCATTTTCCCTAACCAACCGACGCCTAGGAAAACAAACCACATTCGACCAAGAAAAGCAAAGCAGGAATCAAACAGAGCAGcaaggaaaaacaaatcaGATCAATGCCCATATAATGAAATCGAAAAAGAGAACTCGGAACTATAAAACAGAAGAAACCCAGATCCTGAAATAAGACCTTCTTTTGTGAATCCATGGGGGGAGCTCTGAAGTTGGCCCGCTTGGGAACTGAGATGAGCTTCAATCCAGATATATCAAAGTCGTCCTCAACCTCAAACTGAAGCTGGTACTCTTGGCCTTGCTTTTGTTCCCGTTGGTGAGAAGTGGACGATTGGGCGCTTAAATCGGAGACAGAGACGTGGGCATCATTATGAtcattgacaaagttgtttctGCTATAATTACTATTACTGGGTtgctttgaattattatttggaTTAGTATTAATAGTTGTAGAAGTGGAAGTGGAAGAAGAGCGACGTTGAAACCAGCGACGAACACCCTCCACCAGAGTAGCTCCACTCCCCATATACTCTGCCCCTTTTAGCCTTTGATGATTCACAGCCACACAATTGCAGCATTGcccgctctctctctctcactcgcTATTTTCTCTCTGGGTTTGCCATCTGCCACTCTCTTTTTCTCGGGTTTTCTTTCGGGTTCAATGGTCGATCCTGTgcctgagagagagagagagagagagagagagacagggTGAGTTTGATCAGATGGGCAGATTTGTGGACTTTGTAAGGAAGGGTAATTTAATAAGTTGGCATTTTGGGAGATGGGCTTTCGTTGTGGATATCATATAAATGCAATAATACGTCTTACTTCCTCACGACATGGTTTATATGTCTTTTTTTGGGACATTTTCGATTGAGAGAGGCGATAATATGTTAAAGTTATATACACTATACTGATgttaggactcgaacccataTCCTTGCATGGAGGAGCAATTACTCCAAACCAATACAAATTTATGTCAATTTTTGATTCATTACAACAAATCTTGGGTCGTACTCAACATATTaagctttatttttatttttatttttggtaaatCATTAATCAATCTTCATGCTTCACACTTATAACTTATTATTGAGTGTGTCAACGGGGTCTAATCCAGTGAAAAATGACATTGACTTGCATATTAGAAGTTTTAGGTTCGAATTCTCACGAcatcatagttgtgtgtgtgtaagaAATTCCCCTCTCTTGTAGTttagtttaaactatcgcttgcttgtactaaaaaataaCTTATTATTGAGTGTATAATTTAAAGATAAATGTAAAGGGTGTGATTGATTGAAACCAGTGGTCAAACGTTTCTATAATGGCTTAAAGACTCTTACAATGCAATTACATGATCCATTCAACAAATTCAAAGGTATTATTATTGATCAAGTGGGACAACTGGATTGCCAGCAGTTTATACGCTGTGTATTGAGAAGAGATGTTTGACTGTTGCCCACTAAATTTCCCTGATTTGGAATTGTCAATAAGCAGAGGGGGAAAAGGAAGAATCCTTCTATTCTAACTCTGcctttctttccattttccacTTACTTTTAGGGTTTTGTTGGGCTCCAACAACGTGTATATCCACGTTGGGGGCGATGCCTTGTCAACATTATCGGTAAAGAGTAGTTGCCAAATTGCCAAGATGACAAGATGTGTCAACATTATAGGTAAAGGTTAAGGGtaataatttttcaaaaagaagaataataatcgTTATAGGTCTtctaagtatttattttggagAAATGGTAAGTTAAGTAATCATGCTTTATCTATTGGGGTACATGTCAAGTGTCACATGCCTCCTTTTCCATTGCATTAGGTCCTTCCAATTCTCAAAAACTGCCCAATGGATGATTGTCACTTATTAATTTCTTGGGAGGCCTTCCCCTCCTCTTCTTGGGGTTTCCATCCTCCTCCACACTTACCTTGTTAATTCCTTGCTTTTTCCTTTGCTCACACATAGACAATGATTCTCTCTTAGTCATGTTTTCCTTGTTTCCTCGTTTCGGTTTTGGTGGCCTTCCTCGCCGCCCCAGACTCCGAGCATGCTTTGATGGATCCAAATCTTCATGTGCCAATAACATTGGTTTAGGAAGCTGATAATCACCAGTGATAGGAGAAGTAACCAACTCGCCTCTCTCAAGGAGCTTGCCAAGATGGTGAGAGAGAAGGCTCTCATGAGCCCAAGCCAGATCATGGAACTCTGACTTAATATTAGCGGATATAGCAGCTTTGTTTGCACCACCTTCCTCATAATTCAGTGAGTTAATGGCTTTAAATATCATCTGCGATTTATTACAGAGTGtgtgtataaataaataaataaatatatatatatatataaatatatatatagagagagagagatgaaatgaaacaaaaaaagagggaCTATTATTTATACATTAATATAGAAGTTTTTGAACATTAATAAATGTGGGTATCTTTATCTTACCTGTGAGTAAGGTGGGTGATCTGGGGTGTGCAAGTGCATGTATGTATTTCGAAGGCCGGCGTGGATCTTGTTCATTTCGTTTTCGTCCCTGCACAGTGGGTGCGTTTGTTTGGATGAAGCTAGTTCAACAGTCTTGTTGAGTTGAGGGGTGTTGCTGTTGCATCCCTCCCTTTTCCTGTCCCATATCAACGCCATTTgtcctcctctcctctctccttcCCTTGAGCTAGCTCTCTATAGATATAGAATAGAATCATGCATTCGGAAGATAATTAGGGGCCCACTTGAAAGGACTTCATAAGTTCTGAATTCCCACCGCACCCCGCAGAAAAAGTATTCTCAAAATGTCTGCTGACTGACTCTGCTGCATATTTGGTTTAGCAGAATTTTTAAAgtcttaatattttaaatagcACAATTTGTAAATGAATGAACCACTTGTTGGGAGGCTGTAGCATTTGCCGAAACTTTCATTAAGTGCTAAAGTTTTGGATTAAAAGCTAATGATTGCAAGAAATTCATTCTTTACTGTTTTCATTAATGGGTTTCGCTTGACTTGGAGATGACCTAATTAGCATTTCTTAATATCATATGTGTAATCAAAGCACCAGCCAGTATCGtgcaattgaaataaaaaatgtgtCTAGTATCAATTTACCCATTAATTACCCCTTACGCACCTTGAAGAAGTAGTAATAAACTCCCTTTAAAAGCTTCTGTGTTTTTTAAGAAAGGAAGTTGTTAAGTTCACCCATGAGATAAGCCAATCCAGTGGGCAATAAATCAAGCGTTTTATTGCTTAACAATAAGTCAATAAGCCTAGA
This genomic interval carries:
- the LOC18777141 gene encoding mitogen-activated protein kinase 9, translated to MGSGATLVEGVRRWFQRRSSSTSTSTTINTNPNNNSKQPSNSNYSRNNFVNDHNDAHVSVSDLSAQSSTSHQREQKQGQEYQLQFEVEDDFDISGLKLISVPKRANFRAPPMDSQKKGNLETEFFTEYGEASRYQVQEVIGKGSYGVVGSAIDTHTGEKVAIKKINDVFEHVSDATRILREIKLLRLLRHPDIVEIKHIMLPPSRREFRDIYVVFELMESDLHQVIKANDDLTPEHYQFFLYQLLRGLKYIHTANVFHRDLKPKNILANADCKLKICDFGLARVSFNDAPSAIFWTDYVATRWYRAPELCGSFFSKYTPAIDIWSIGCIFAEILTGKPLFPGKNVVHQLDLMTDLLGTPSTESIARIRNEKARRYLSSMRKKQPVPFTHKFPNADPLALRLVEQLLAFDPKDRPTAEEALADPYFHGLANVDREPSTQPISKLEFEFERRKLTKDDVRELIYREILEYHPQMLQEYLRGGDQTSFMYPSGVDRFKRQFAHLEEHYGKGERGTPPLQRQHASLPRERVCAPKDENSGQNNDVERTAASVASTLESPPGSQQPDVSVNADGQNGPSKTNYNARSLLKSASISASKCIGVRPKKDSEEEAIAEVNDEAVDGLSQKVEALRA